The stretch of DNA CAACGGGACCGTTCTGTGATGGTCGACGCATTAAGCGGCGAGGACATATGCTTGGTCAGATGATTTACCCGGAATTCGACGTCCACGGCGGCGGTCGCGACGAAGCTCGAACCCAGGAGGTCGTACTCACCCCGGCCGAGGAAAAGGCGGTCGGCGAGATGGAAAGGCTGTTGGGCCGGGAAGTGGCTCGGGCCCGGGCCCTGACGTGATCAACCTCCCGGAGGGCTACGAAATGCAGGGGAATTACCTGGAGCGCGACTGGACCCACCCGGAGGAGAAACTCTGGAGCTTCCACTGGGAGGGAAGCCTGGAACAAGGCCATACCCGAGTCCATGTCGATGCCTAAACCGGCCTGATGGTGGTTTACAACCATGACGACTACCAACCGACCCGCGAGAAAGAACCCCGTTGCGGGGAAGTGGAGGTCCGAGAAATAGCCCGCAAATTCCTGGAAAAGGCGGCGGGCCCGTATTTCGACGCCTTGTGAGAACGACAGGTGGTGCCCCAGCGTGAGGTCCGCGAAACTCTGGCCACGGATCGGGAACAGCCCCGCGCCTATAGGTTCGAGTTGGCCCGCGTGGTAAACGGCATTCCCTTCCCGGGCAACGGGGGCAAGATTCAGGTGGATGCCGTCCGGGGCTGGGTGGTTAGCTATAGCTTGCGCAGGTGGGACTTATCGTTCCCGGCGGCGGAAGGAGTGGCGGACCGGGTGCTGGCGGCTGGGATGTTCACGGACCGGCTGGTCCTGGCCTGGGAGCGGCAGCCCGTTGCTCCCGGGGTCTGCAGCGAGGGCAAATAGGTTCTGGTGTGCCCGGTGTACCGTCTGGACACGGAAGAGGCGCCTGACGCCGTGCACGCCTTCACCGGCGCAGGCTCTGGCCCGATCTACAACCGATGGCGAACGAAGAATAGCCTTCTTTCGCGGACCTGGCTGGGAACCCGGCGGAGCAGGCGGTGCAAACCCTGCCCGCGGTGGACGTCATCCAGGTGAGGGGCCCCAACTTCGCGCCCGACGAAACCCTGACCCAATGTGATTTCCTAATCTGGCTCGTCCAGGCCTGCGGCTCGCGCCCCCCGAGCTCAGATTATTGGAGGGAGAGGCCGGCCCGACGGAGCCGGACCGGGAGTTCGATGCGGCGCATGCGGGGGCCGAAAACCTGGGTATTTTGAGGCCCGGCGAGGAATACACTCCCGGCGTGGCCGTAACCTGGCAGAACCTGGTGCGCCTGGGTCTCAGGGGCCTGGGGTGGGCGAGGTGGCCGAACTCCTCGGCATCTGGGCCTTGCCGGTCGAAGTCGCGGCCCGTGTGATCCCGAAGGACCACGGGTACCTCACCGTGGCGGAACGGAAAGGACTGGTATCTTTGAATGGATCTGGGTATTTCGGCCCTGCAAATGAGCTGACTCGGGGCGAGGGGCCTTGGCCCTGTAGCGCCTGGCTTTCGTCCGGTAATTTTGAGGTGATTGCGGGTTTCCCACTGACCCCGGACGTGGTGAGATTTAATTAAAAAACCACCAACGGAGGAGACCGCTTGGATAACGTTTTGACGCGGCCCCTGTCGCACCTGAAAGTCCGGCTGGAACCGCAGGTGAAGGAGCGCGAGTGGAAGCTCGTTTTCAGCGACGCGCTGGCCATTCTGGGCGTAGCCGGGCCGCGGTCCGGCAAGACCCGGGCCCTGACCTGCCGGGCGGCCCGTGTGCTGGACGAGGAATTACCGGCGCGAGATCTCATGTTGGTAACATTCACCAACAAGGACGCGGAGGGGATGGAGGCCCGACTGACGCACCTTTTGAAACCCCGGTCGGACGGCCTGTGGATCGGCATCTTCCATGCCCCGGGAGCACGTCTCCTGCGCCAGAACGCCGACCTCCTCGACCGTACCCCTTCTTTCACAATCCTGGACGAAGGGAACAACGCCGCTCTTATCAGGGCAGTCTAGAGTGGCCTCCGCCACACCGGCCTTCTCGGAGGCGGAGAAGCGTCTCTTCGTCCCCGGGGGCCTGTTCGAAGAAATCATCAGCTGGGCCCGCAACGCCGGCACCACGCTGGCCACGGCGGTGGCCGAGGACTACCCCCAGCACCCGGAGCACCTCGAGTTTTGATACAGAGGTTGGAGGTCCTCTACGAGCATTGGAAGAAAGAGATGAACGCCCTGGATTCTGACCACCTGCGCGTGCACTGGCTGTTCCTCCTGCGGAATTACCCGTAGGTGGCGGACCAGCTGAGCCGGCGCTTTCGCCACGTGCTGGTGGACGAGGAGCAGGACCCCTACGTGGTGCAGAGGGCCATCGTAGGGGAATTTGGCCTGAGCGCGGCGGAGTTCGTGGTGGAGTACGACGCCCAGTCCATGCACGCCTTCCGCCATGCCAAAAACTGCAACACCCTGGAATTTCCGAGCTACTTTCCGGGCTGGCTGGTGGTGCGGCTGGCGGAGAACAGCCGCAGCACGGCGAAAATAGTGGCTCTGACCAACGTCTTCATCGCCCACAACCGCAATCAAATCCCCAAAAAACTCTTCACCGGGCGCGCGGCCGGGGAAAAGCCGTGGCTGGTAGTGGCCGAGGACCCTCCTAACGGGAGGCGGCCTTCGTGGCCGAGCGCCTCTCTGAGCACCACGAGGCCGGAGTCCCGCTGAGGGAGATGGCGGTCCTGTACCAGAGCACCCATGTGCCCCTCGACCTCGAAATGGAAATGGTCTCCCGTGGCCTCCCCTATGTCACTGGGGGGCTGAAGTTTCTGGAAAGGGCTCACGTCGAGGACGTGGTAGCTTGGCTGCGGGTGCTTCTGCACCCCCGGGACGAGGTTTTCTGGCAGCGGATTATGGTGATGCAGCAGGGTGTATAAGGCGACCTTTAAGGCCCTCATGGCCCAGCTGAGGACCGGCCGCGCTCCCACCGCAGTGGGTGCTCCAGGGGGGAGCTGAAGGTGCCGCCGCGGGCCGCGAAGGATTGGACGGACCTGGTGGCGTGCCTGCGCAAGGTGACGGCGGTTCAAGACCGGCGCCCGGCCGAACGTATCGCCATCGTGTTAGACGGGGTCTACGGCCGAACCTTCCAGGAGCGCTATCCCGGGGATCATTGGGACCGCTTGCAGGGCACCGAGCGGTTGGCTGGAGACGCGCGGCGCTATCGCTCACTGGAGAACTTCATCGGCACCGTTTCCCTGGAGCAGGACTACGTGCTGAAGGGCTTGGCAGAGGAAGAACCGGCCGAGGATGTGTTGGTGCTTTCGACCTTCCACAGCGCCAATGGCAAAGAGGGGCGTGTGGTCTTCCTCATCGGGCTCAACCAACGGCGGTTCCCCAGCGCCCGGGGCCTCGACAAACGAGAAAAGGAGCGGCGCCTGTTTTACGTAGCGGTGAACCGGGCCAGGGACTGGCTTTACCTGATCACGACGGTTAAGGATGTCCGTGGCTGGCAGAGCATTGTAACCGGTCCCTCGATCTTTCTTAACTGTCCCGAGTGATGTGCCTGAGCGTGGACGTGCAAGTTGTCGAGGGGGACGGCGACGAGGGCGGGGTTAGGCCGTGGACACTTCCTGTTCCC from Desulfosoma caldarium encodes:
- a CDS encoding 3'-5' exonuclease, encoding MAERLSEHHEAGVPLREMAVLYQSTHVPLDLEMEMVSRGLPYVTGGLKFLERAHVEDVVAWLRVLLHPRDEVFWQRIMVMQQGV
- a CDS encoding UvrD-helicase domain-containing protein, whose product is MADQLSRRFRHVLVDEEQDPYVVQRAIVGEFGLSAAEFVVEYDAQSMHAFRHAKNCNTLEFPSYFPGWLVVRLAENSRSTAKIVALTNVFIAHNRNQIPKKLFTGRAAGEKPWLVVAEDPPNGRRPSWPSASLSTTRPESR
- a CDS encoding ATP-dependent helicase, with the translated sequence MPPRAAKDWTDLVACLRKVTAVQDRRPAERIAIVLDGVYGRTFQERYPGDHWDRLQGTERLAGDARRYRSLENFIGTVSLEQDYVLKGLAEEEPAEDVLVLSTFHSANGKEGRVVFLIGLNQRRFPSARGLDKREKERRLFYVAVNRARDWLYLITTVKDVRGWQSIVTGPSIFLNCPE
- a CDS encoding UvrD-helicase domain-containing protein, with amino-acid sequence MDNVLTRPLSHLKVRLEPQVKEREWKLVFSDALAILGVAGPRSGKTRALTCRAARVLDEELPARDLMLVTFTNKDAEGMEARLTHLLKPRSDGLWIGIFHAPGARLLRQNADLLDRTPSFTILDEGNNAALIRAV